A single region of the Sorghum bicolor cultivar BTx623 chromosome 7, Sorghum_bicolor_NCBIv3, whole genome shotgun sequence genome encodes:
- the LOC110437236 gene encoding uncharacterized protein LOC110437236, which produces MTRKPARKDKQDEEDKVKEVELPSREESTKFNGKVAPHEFYDTNLLMPFPRTRTQKTDEQFSKFVEVIQQLYVNIPLLGAMQVPTYAKYLRDILNNKTSQPKTEVIKLTEECSDVILNKFLEKKKDPRCPTIDCSIGTQHFGHALRDLGASINVMPKVIFDKLNHTTLSPTSIYLQLADQSIRHPAGIAENVPIKIHDFLVPVDFVVVDMDVDKKVPLILGRPFLSTAKAHIDVGAGETQFTINGAQEKFNFKPKVEQCLMIFATELATIIALTHTKKKAKSKPRAKAMQIWKRKIVPPPKKASTAPQGGPDERT; this is translated from the coding sequence ATGACAAGGAAACCGGCAAGGAAGGACAAGCAGGATGAAGAAGACAAGGTAAAAGAAGTAGAGCTTCCATCAAGAGAAGAAAGTACCAAGTTCAATGGGAAAGTGGCACCACATGAGTTCTACGACACAAACCTACTGATGCCATTCCCCAGGACGAGGACTCAAAAGACCGATGAACAATTCAGCAAATTTGTTGAGGTAATTCAACAATTATATGTCAATATCCCATTACTTGGTGCAATGCAGGTTCCAACCTACGCCAAGTACCTGAGAGACATCCTCAACAACAAGACGTCGCAGCCTAAAACCGAGGTAATTAAACTAACTGAAGAATGCAGCGATGTCATCTTGAATAAATTCctagagaagaagaaggacccCAGGTGccccaccattgattgctccATCGGGACACAACACTTTGGGCATGCACTGCGCGACTTGGGAGCTAGCATCAATGTCATGCCAAAGGTAATTTTTGACAAGTTAAATCATACTACCTTGTCCCCTACATCAATATATTTGCAGCTAGCAGATCAGTCGATTCGCCATCCAGCAGGAATAGCTGAGAACGTCCCTATCAAGATACACGATTTCCTCGTTCCTGTGGATTTCGTAGTAGTTGACATGGACGTTGACAAGAAGGTCCccctcatccttgggagaccattcctcagcactgCCAAGGCACATATTGATGTTGGAGCTGGAGAAACTCAATTCACCATCAATGGGGCCCAGGAGAAATTCAACTTCAAGCCAAAAGTTGAGCAGTGTTTAATGATCTTCGCTACAGAGCTGGCTACAATTATTGCCCTGACACACACCAAAAAGAAGGCTAAATCAAAACCACGGGCAAAAGCAATGCAAATATGGAAGAGAAAAATAGTGCCTCCTCCCAAGAAGGCCTCTACAGCACCTCAGGGAGGTCCTGATGAAAGGACCTGA